In a genomic window of Anomalospiza imberbis isolate Cuckoo-Finch-1a 21T00152 chromosome 5, ASM3175350v1, whole genome shotgun sequence:
- the DHTKD1 gene encoding 2-oxoadipate dehydrogenase complex component E1 isoform X1 → MAMAAAAGARAVRCALCRGGPRRWYRTERGVYGYKPRKAAGGRAEEQRGAGRAVDHALARLITAYAEHGHKAAKINPLFAGRAVMNMVPEIQELAEVLQGPLTTTGLINMGKEEASVEDVMAYLDHIYCGHISIETSQLPTLEEREWFAKRFEELKQEAFTPEEKKHLCKLMLESQEFDHFLATKFATVKRYGGEGAESMMGFFHELFKMCAYSGVTDIIIGMPHRGRLNLLVGLLQLPPELMFRKMRGLSEFPENSAAIGDVLSHLTSSVDLDFGSHRPVHVTLLPNPSHLEAINPVAVGKTRARQQTLLDGDYSPESSAQPGDKVICLQVHGDAAFSGQGIVPETLTLSNLPHFRVGGSIHLIVNNQLGYTTPPERGRSSLYCSDIGKIVGCAVIHVNGDDPEEVVRATRLAVEYQRQFRRDVIVDLLCYRQWGHNELDEPFFTNPSMYKIIRSRKSIPDTYAEHLTAAGLMTEAEVSEIKTACYSKLNDHLANVTSYSPPPTNLQAHWKGFVEPSAKITTWDTGMPVPLLQFIGAKSVEVPEELQMHSHLLKTYAQSRVQKMEEGKKLDWATAETLAFGSLMSQGFNIRLSGQDVGRGTFSQRHAMLVCQETDDTYIPLNHMSPDQKGFLEVSNSPLSEEAVLGFEYGMSIESPKLLPIWEAQFGDFFNGAQIIFDTFISGGEAKWLLQSGIVILLPHGYDGAGPEHSSCRMERFLQMCDSSEEGVDGDQVNMSVVHPTTPAQYFHLLRRQMVRNFRKPLIVASPKVLLRLPAAVSSFEEMAPGTTFKPVIGDSSVDPKSVTQVVLCSGKHYYALVKQRETLAEKQHSTAILRLEELCPFPLEALQQELSKYSNAKVFKWSQEEPQNMGPWSFVSPRFEKQLGLKLRLVSRPPLPAPAVGIGTLHNKQQEDVLTHTFI, encoded by the exons tTGACCATGCTCTTGCTCGTTTAATAACTGCCTATGCTGAACATGGCCACAAAGCTGCCAAAATAAACCCACTGTTTGCCGGCCGAGCTGTTATGAACATGGTACCTGAAATCCAAGAGCTGGCTGAAGTTCTTCAGGGCCCTCTCACTACTACAG GACTTATAAACATGGGAAAAGAGGAGGCTTCTGTAGAGGATGTGATGGCTTATCTTGACCATATATACTGCGGGCATATTTCCATAGAAACAAGCCAGCTTCCAACTTTGGAGGAGAGAGAATGGTTTGCTAAAAGGTTTGAAGAGCTAAAGCAAGAAGCATTTACacctgaagagaaaaagcactTGTGCAAACTGATGCTGGAGTCCCAG GAGTTTGATCACTTCCTGGCCACCAAGTTTGCCACAGTGAAGCGATACGGTGGTGAGGGAGCAGAGAGCATGATGGGCTTCTTCCACGAGCTGTTCAAGATGTGTGCGTACAGCGGGGTCACGGATATCATCATTGGAATGCCTCATCGGGGGAGGCTTAATCTGCTTGTGGGCTTACTTCAGCTTCCTCCTGAG CTCATGTTCCGCAAGATGCGTGGTTTGAGTGAGTTTCCAGAGAATTCAGCAGCCATTGGGGACGTTCTTTCCCACCTGACATCTTCTGTAGATCTGGACTTTGGCTCCCACAGACCTGTGCATGTCACCTTGCTCCCCAACCCCTCTCACTTAGAAGCCATAAACCCAGTGGCTGTGGGCAAGACACGAGCCAGGCAGCAGACTCTGCTCGATGGCGATTACTCCCCAGAGAGTTCTGCACAGCCTGGGGACAAAGTTATTTGCCTGCAG GTTCATGGCGACGCTGCTTTCTCTGGACAAGGGATTGTTCCTGAAACACTGACCCTCTCTAATCTACCACATTTCAGAGTTGGTGGGAGCATCCATTTGATTGTTAATAACCAGCTGGGCTATACCACTCCTCCAGAGCGAGGAAGGTCATCTCTGTACTGCAGTGACATTG GTAAAATTGTTGGATGTGCAGTTATCCATGTGAACGGGGATGATCCTGAGGAAGTTGTCCGTGCCACACGACTGGCTGTGGAGTACCAGCGCCAGTTCCGCAGGGACGTCATTGTGGACTTGCTGTGCTACAGGCAGTGGGGCCACAATGAGCTTGATGAGCCCTTCTTCACCAACCCCAGCATGTACAAAATCATCAG ATCCCGTAAGAGTATCCCGGACACGTACGCAGAACACCTCACGGCTGCCGGGCTCATGACTGAGGCTGAAGTGTCTGAGATAAAGACCGCGTGCTATTCCAAGCTGAACGATCACCTTGCCAACGTGACTTCGTACAGCCCACCCCCTACCAACCTGCAGGCTCACTGGAAAGGCTTCGTGGAGCCTTCTGCCAAAATCACCACCTGGGACACGGGGATGCCTGTGCCTCTCCTGCAGTTCATTGGAGCCAAGTCTGTGGAGGTGCCCGAAGAGCTCCAGATGCACAGCCATCTCCTGAAGACCTATGCTCAG TCAAGAGTTCAAAAaatggaggaaggaaaaaaactggaCTGGGCAACAGCTGAAACTTTAGCATTTGGTTCTCTGATGAGCCAAG GGTTTAATATCAGACTAAGTGGACAAGATGTTGGCAGAGGAACCTTCAGCCAACGACATGCGATGTTGGTTTGCCAGGAGACAGATGATACCTACATTCCTCTGAATCACATGTCCCCAGACCAGAAGGGTTTCCTAGAG GTGAGTAACAGTCCCTTGTCTGAAGAAGCTGTGCTTGGTTTTGAATATGGAATGAGTATTGAGAGCCCTAAGTTACTGCCAATTTGGGAAGCTCAATTTGGAGACTTCTTTAATGGAGCCCAGATAATATTTGACACTTTCATCTCTGGAG GTGAGGCTAAATGGCTTCTGCAGAGTGGGATAGTAATTCTTCTTCCCCATGGCTATGATGGTGCAGGCCCTGAGCACTCGTCCTGCCGGATGGAACGGTTCTTACAG ATGTGTGACAGCTCAGAAGAGGGTGTTGATGGCGACCAGGTCAACATGTCAGTTGTGCATCCCACCACCCCAGCACAGTATTTCCATCTACTCCGGAGGCAAATGGTCCGAAACTTCAGGAAACCTCTCATTGTTGCTTCTCCCAAAGTGTTACTCAGGCTTCCA GCTGCTGTATCAAGTTTTGAAGAAATGGCCCCAGGGACAACATTCAAGCCTGTCATTGGTGATTCCTCAGTAGATCCTAAAAG tgtcACCCAAGTGGTGCTGTGTTCTGGAAAGCATTACTATGCTCTGGTGAAGCAAAGAGAAACACTGgcagagaagcagcacagcacagctatTCTGAGACTTGAAGAGCTCTGTCCTTTCCCCCTGGAAGCTCTACAGCAAGAGTTGAGCAAGTACAGCAATGCGAAAG TCTTCAAATGGAGTCAGGAAGAACCACAGAACATGGGTCCATGGTCATTTGTGTCTCCACGGTTTGAAAAGCAGCTGGGGCTTAAG CTCCGTCTTGTGAGCAGACCTCCTCTACCAGCCCCAGCAGTCGGTATTGGAACCCTCCACAACAAGCAGCAGGAAGATGTTCTGACACACACATTTATCTAA
- the DHTKD1 gene encoding 2-oxoadipate dehydrogenase complex component E1 isoform X2, with the protein MGMEEEKVDHALARLITAYAEHGHKAAKINPLFAGRAVMNMVPEIQELAEVLQGPLTTTGLINMGKEEASVEDVMAYLDHIYCGHISIETSQLPTLEEREWFAKRFEELKQEAFTPEEKKHLCKLMLESQEFDHFLATKFATVKRYGGEGAESMMGFFHELFKMCAYSGVTDIIIGMPHRGRLNLLVGLLQLPPELMFRKMRGLSEFPENSAAIGDVLSHLTSSVDLDFGSHRPVHVTLLPNPSHLEAINPVAVGKTRARQQTLLDGDYSPESSAQPGDKVICLQVHGDAAFSGQGIVPETLTLSNLPHFRVGGSIHLIVNNQLGYTTPPERGRSSLYCSDIGKIVGCAVIHVNGDDPEEVVRATRLAVEYQRQFRRDVIVDLLCYRQWGHNELDEPFFTNPSMYKIIRSRKSIPDTYAEHLTAAGLMTEAEVSEIKTACYSKLNDHLANVTSYSPPPTNLQAHWKGFVEPSAKITTWDTGMPVPLLQFIGAKSVEVPEELQMHSHLLKTYAQSRVQKMEEGKKLDWATAETLAFGSLMSQGFNIRLSGQDVGRGTFSQRHAMLVCQETDDTYIPLNHMSPDQKGFLEVSNSPLSEEAVLGFEYGMSIESPKLLPIWEAQFGDFFNGAQIIFDTFISGGEAKWLLQSGIVILLPHGYDGAGPEHSSCRMERFLQMCDSSEEGVDGDQVNMSVVHPTTPAQYFHLLRRQMVRNFRKPLIVASPKVLLRLPAAVSSFEEMAPGTTFKPVIGDSSVDPKSVTQVVLCSGKHYYALVKQRETLAEKQHSTAILRLEELCPFPLEALQQELSKYSNAKVFKWSQEEPQNMGPWSFVSPRFEKQLGLKLRLVSRPPLPAPAVGIGTLHNKQQEDVLTHTFI; encoded by the exons tTGACCATGCTCTTGCTCGTTTAATAACTGCCTATGCTGAACATGGCCACAAAGCTGCCAAAATAAACCCACTGTTTGCCGGCCGAGCTGTTATGAACATGGTACCTGAAATCCAAGAGCTGGCTGAAGTTCTTCAGGGCCCTCTCACTACTACAG GACTTATAAACATGGGAAAAGAGGAGGCTTCTGTAGAGGATGTGATGGCTTATCTTGACCATATATACTGCGGGCATATTTCCATAGAAACAAGCCAGCTTCCAACTTTGGAGGAGAGAGAATGGTTTGCTAAAAGGTTTGAAGAGCTAAAGCAAGAAGCATTTACacctgaagagaaaaagcactTGTGCAAACTGATGCTGGAGTCCCAG GAGTTTGATCACTTCCTGGCCACCAAGTTTGCCACAGTGAAGCGATACGGTGGTGAGGGAGCAGAGAGCATGATGGGCTTCTTCCACGAGCTGTTCAAGATGTGTGCGTACAGCGGGGTCACGGATATCATCATTGGAATGCCTCATCGGGGGAGGCTTAATCTGCTTGTGGGCTTACTTCAGCTTCCTCCTGAG CTCATGTTCCGCAAGATGCGTGGTTTGAGTGAGTTTCCAGAGAATTCAGCAGCCATTGGGGACGTTCTTTCCCACCTGACATCTTCTGTAGATCTGGACTTTGGCTCCCACAGACCTGTGCATGTCACCTTGCTCCCCAACCCCTCTCACTTAGAAGCCATAAACCCAGTGGCTGTGGGCAAGACACGAGCCAGGCAGCAGACTCTGCTCGATGGCGATTACTCCCCAGAGAGTTCTGCACAGCCTGGGGACAAAGTTATTTGCCTGCAG GTTCATGGCGACGCTGCTTTCTCTGGACAAGGGATTGTTCCTGAAACACTGACCCTCTCTAATCTACCACATTTCAGAGTTGGTGGGAGCATCCATTTGATTGTTAATAACCAGCTGGGCTATACCACTCCTCCAGAGCGAGGAAGGTCATCTCTGTACTGCAGTGACATTG GTAAAATTGTTGGATGTGCAGTTATCCATGTGAACGGGGATGATCCTGAGGAAGTTGTCCGTGCCACACGACTGGCTGTGGAGTACCAGCGCCAGTTCCGCAGGGACGTCATTGTGGACTTGCTGTGCTACAGGCAGTGGGGCCACAATGAGCTTGATGAGCCCTTCTTCACCAACCCCAGCATGTACAAAATCATCAG ATCCCGTAAGAGTATCCCGGACACGTACGCAGAACACCTCACGGCTGCCGGGCTCATGACTGAGGCTGAAGTGTCTGAGATAAAGACCGCGTGCTATTCCAAGCTGAACGATCACCTTGCCAACGTGACTTCGTACAGCCCACCCCCTACCAACCTGCAGGCTCACTGGAAAGGCTTCGTGGAGCCTTCTGCCAAAATCACCACCTGGGACACGGGGATGCCTGTGCCTCTCCTGCAGTTCATTGGAGCCAAGTCTGTGGAGGTGCCCGAAGAGCTCCAGATGCACAGCCATCTCCTGAAGACCTATGCTCAG TCAAGAGTTCAAAAaatggaggaaggaaaaaaactggaCTGGGCAACAGCTGAAACTTTAGCATTTGGTTCTCTGATGAGCCAAG GGTTTAATATCAGACTAAGTGGACAAGATGTTGGCAGAGGAACCTTCAGCCAACGACATGCGATGTTGGTTTGCCAGGAGACAGATGATACCTACATTCCTCTGAATCACATGTCCCCAGACCAGAAGGGTTTCCTAGAG GTGAGTAACAGTCCCTTGTCTGAAGAAGCTGTGCTTGGTTTTGAATATGGAATGAGTATTGAGAGCCCTAAGTTACTGCCAATTTGGGAAGCTCAATTTGGAGACTTCTTTAATGGAGCCCAGATAATATTTGACACTTTCATCTCTGGAG GTGAGGCTAAATGGCTTCTGCAGAGTGGGATAGTAATTCTTCTTCCCCATGGCTATGATGGTGCAGGCCCTGAGCACTCGTCCTGCCGGATGGAACGGTTCTTACAG ATGTGTGACAGCTCAGAAGAGGGTGTTGATGGCGACCAGGTCAACATGTCAGTTGTGCATCCCACCACCCCAGCACAGTATTTCCATCTACTCCGGAGGCAAATGGTCCGAAACTTCAGGAAACCTCTCATTGTTGCTTCTCCCAAAGTGTTACTCAGGCTTCCA GCTGCTGTATCAAGTTTTGAAGAAATGGCCCCAGGGACAACATTCAAGCCTGTCATTGGTGATTCCTCAGTAGATCCTAAAAG tgtcACCCAAGTGGTGCTGTGTTCTGGAAAGCATTACTATGCTCTGGTGAAGCAAAGAGAAACACTGgcagagaagcagcacagcacagctatTCTGAGACTTGAAGAGCTCTGTCCTTTCCCCCTGGAAGCTCTACAGCAAGAGTTGAGCAAGTACAGCAATGCGAAAG TCTTCAAATGGAGTCAGGAAGAACCACAGAACATGGGTCCATGGTCATTTGTGTCTCCACGGTTTGAAAAGCAGCTGGGGCTTAAG CTCCGTCTTGTGAGCAGACCTCCTCTACCAGCCCCAGCAGTCGGTATTGGAACCCTCCACAACAAGCAGCAGGAAGATGTTCTGACACACACATTTATCTAA